A region of Streptomyces sp. WMMC500 DNA encodes the following proteins:
- a CDS encoding bifunctional aldolase/short-chain dehydrogenase: MGRVSGGPGAYDPVADLLARAHRLGSDPRNTNYAGGNASAKGTATDPVTGGGVELMWVKGSGGDLGTLTAAGLAVLRLDRLRALAGTYPGVEREDEMVGAFDYCLHGRGGAAPSIDTAMHALVGAPHVDHLHPDSGIALACAADGEELTRRCFGERVVWVPWRRPGFQLGLDIAAVYEAHPEAIGVVLGGHGITAWGADSAECERNSLEIIRTAERFLAEQGRPDPFGPPVEGYGPLPAAERRERAAALAPVVRGLASTDRPQVGHFTDTDAVLDFLAREEHPRLAALGTSCPDHFLRTKVGPLVLDLPPDAPVAEAVARLRELHAAYRDDYRAYYERHADDGSPPMRGADPAIVLVPGVGMFSFGKDKQTARVAGEFYVNAINVMRGAEAVSSYAPIAEAEKFRIEYWELEEAKLRRMPPPKPLAARVALVTGAGSGIGRAIAQRLAAEGACVVVADRDAAGAEAVAAGLGGPDRAVAAVVDVTDEEQIAAAFRAAVLAFGGVDLVVNNAGISVSKPLAETTAADWDTQHAIMARGSFLVSREAARVLAAQGMGGDIVYIASKNGVVAGPNNIAYGAAKADQAHQVRLLAAELGELGVRVNGINPDGVVRGSGIFAGGWGARRAAVYGVPEEKLGEFYAQRTLLKREVLPEHVANAVFALTAGELSHTTGLHVPVDAGVAAAFLR; the protein is encoded by the coding sequence GTGGGGCGCGTGAGCGGGGGGCCCGGCGCGTACGACCCGGTGGCAGACCTGCTGGCGCGGGCGCACCGGCTGGGGTCGGACCCGCGCAACACCAACTACGCGGGCGGCAACGCCTCCGCGAAGGGCACCGCGACCGACCCGGTGACCGGGGGCGGCGTGGAGCTGATGTGGGTCAAGGGCTCCGGCGGCGACCTCGGCACGCTCACGGCCGCGGGCCTGGCGGTGCTGCGGCTGGACCGGCTGCGGGCGCTGGCGGGCACGTACCCGGGGGTGGAGCGCGAGGACGAGATGGTGGGCGCGTTCGACTACTGCCTGCACGGTCGCGGTGGTGCCGCGCCCTCGATCGACACCGCCATGCACGCGCTGGTCGGCGCCCCGCACGTCGACCACCTGCACCCCGACTCGGGCATCGCCCTGGCCTGCGCCGCGGACGGCGAGGAGCTGACCCGGCGGTGCTTCGGCGAGCGCGTGGTGTGGGTGCCGTGGCGGCGGCCCGGCTTCCAGCTCGGCCTGGACATCGCGGCCGTGTACGAGGCGCACCCCGAGGCGATCGGGGTGGTACTCGGCGGCCACGGCATCACGGCGTGGGGGGCGGACTCCGCGGAGTGCGAGCGCAACTCGCTGGAGATCATCCGGACCGCCGAGCGGTTCCTCGCCGAGCAGGGGCGGCCCGACCCGTTCGGCCCGCCCGTCGAGGGCTACGGGCCGCTGCCCGCCGCCGAACGCCGCGAGCGGGCCGCCGCGCTGGCGCCGGTCGTCCGCGGGCTGGCCTCCACCGACCGGCCGCAGGTGGGGCACTTCACCGACACCGACGCCGTGCTGGACTTCCTGGCGCGGGAGGAGCATCCGCGGCTCGCCGCGCTGGGCACCTCCTGCCCGGACCACTTCCTGCGCACCAAGGTCGGCCCGCTGGTCCTGGACCTGCCGCCGGACGCGCCGGTGGCCGAGGCCGTCGCACGGCTGCGGGAACTGCACGCCGCCTACCGCGACGACTACCGCGCCTACTACGAGCGCCATGCCGACGACGGCTCGCCGCCCATGCGCGGCGCCGACCCGGCGATCGTCCTCGTCCCCGGCGTCGGCATGTTCAGCTTCGGCAAGGACAAGCAGACGGCCCGGGTGGCGGGCGAGTTCTACGTCAACGCGATCAACGTGATGCGCGGAGCCGAGGCCGTGTCCTCCTACGCCCCCATCGCCGAGGCGGAGAAGTTCCGCATCGAGTACTGGGAGCTGGAGGAGGCCAAGCTGCGCCGCATGCCGCCGCCGAAGCCGCTGGCGGCCCGGGTGGCGCTGGTCACCGGCGCGGGCTCCGGCATCGGCCGGGCCATCGCCCAGCGGCTGGCCGCGGAGGGCGCGTGCGTCGTCGTCGCCGACCGGGACGCGGCGGGCGCCGAGGCGGTCGCCGCCGGACTGGGCGGGCCCGACAGGGCCGTCGCGGCGGTGGTGGACGTGACCGACGAGGAGCAGATCGCGGCGGCCTTCCGAGCCGCGGTGCTCGCCTTCGGCGGCGTGGACCTCGTCGTCAACAACGCCGGGATCTCGGTCTCCAAGCCGCTGGCGGAGACCACGGCGGCGGACTGGGACACCCAGCACGCCATCATGGCGCGCGGCTCGTTCCTCGTCTCCCGCGAGGCGGCGCGGGTGCTGGCCGCGCAGGGCATGGGCGGCGACATCGTCTACATCGCCTCCAAGAACGGCGTGGTCGCCGGGCCGAACAACATCGCGTACGGGGCCGCAAAGGCCGACCAGGCGCACCAGGTCCGGCTGCTCGCCGCGGAGCTGGGTGAGCTGGGCGTACGCGTCAACGGCATCAACCCCGACGGCGTCGTGCGCGGCTCCGGTATCTTCGCCGGCGGCTGGGGCGCCCGGCGGGCGGCGGTGTACGGGGTCCCGGAGGAGAAGCTCGGCGAGTTCTACGCCCAGCGGACGCTGCTGAAGCGGGAGGTGCTGCCGGAGCACGTGGCGAACGCGGTGTTCGCGCTGACGGCCGGCGAGCTGAGCCACACGACCGGGCTGCACGTCCCCGTGGACGCGGGCGTGGCCGCGGCGTTCCTGCGGTGA
- the rhaI gene encoding L-rhamnose isomerase — MTVKAALKSQAVETPSWAYGNSGTRFKVFAQPGVPRTPQEKLDDAARVHEHTGVAPSVALHIPWDRVEGADGYAALAAYAKERGLALGAINANVFQDDDYKLGSVTHPDPAVRRKALAHLLECVDIMDATGSRDLKLWFSDGTNYPGQDDVRERQDRLAEALAAVYERLGEGQRMLLEYKLFEPAFYHTDVPDWGTAYAHCLRLGDRAQVVVDTGHHAPGTNIEFIVAVLLREGKLGGFDFNSRFYADDDLMVGSADPFQLFRIMYEVVRGGGLGPDVAFMLDQCHNIEPKIPAIIRSVMNVQEATAKALLVDREALAAAQREGDVLAANAVLMDAYNTDVRPLLAEVREEMGLDPDPMAAYRRSRWAERIVAERVGGTQAGWGA, encoded by the coding sequence ATGACCGTGAAAGCGGCACTCAAGTCCCAGGCAGTCGAGACACCGTCCTGGGCGTACGGCAACTCCGGCACACGCTTCAAGGTCTTCGCGCAGCCGGGGGTGCCGCGCACGCCCCAGGAGAAGCTGGACGACGCCGCCCGGGTGCACGAGCACACCGGCGTGGCGCCGTCCGTCGCGCTGCACATCCCCTGGGACCGGGTGGAGGGCGCCGACGGCTACGCGGCGCTCGCGGCGTATGCGAAGGAGCGGGGCCTCGCCCTCGGCGCGATCAACGCGAACGTCTTCCAGGACGACGACTACAAGCTGGGCTCGGTCACCCACCCGGACCCGGCGGTGCGGCGCAAGGCGCTGGCGCACCTCCTGGAGTGCGTCGACATCATGGACGCCACCGGCTCGCGGGACCTGAAGCTCTGGTTCTCCGACGGCACCAACTACCCCGGCCAGGACGACGTGCGCGAGCGCCAGGACCGGCTGGCCGAGGCGCTCGCCGCGGTGTACGAGCGCCTCGGCGAGGGGCAGCGGATGCTGCTGGAGTACAAGCTCTTCGAGCCGGCGTTCTACCACACCGACGTGCCGGACTGGGGCACGGCGTACGCGCACTGCCTGCGCCTGGGCGACCGGGCGCAGGTGGTCGTGGACACCGGGCACCACGCGCCGGGCACCAACATCGAGTTCATCGTCGCGGTGCTGCTGCGGGAGGGGAAGCTCGGCGGCTTCGACTTCAACTCCCGCTTCTACGCCGACGACGACCTGATGGTCGGCTCCGCCGACCCGTTCCAGTTGTTCAGGATCATGTACGAGGTCGTACGGGGCGGGGGCCTCGGGCCCGACGTGGCGTTCATGCTCGACCAGTGCCACAACATCGAGCCGAAGATCCCCGCGATCATCCGCTCGGTGATGAACGTCCAGGAGGCCACCGCCAAGGCGCTGCTCGTCGACCGCGAGGCGCTGGCCGCCGCGCAGCGCGAGGGCGACGTGCTGGCCGCCAACGCCGTGCTGATGGACGCCTACAACACGGACGTACGGCCGCTGCTGGCCGAGGTGCGCGAGGAGATGGGGCTCGACCCGGACCCGATGGCCGCGTACCGGCGCTCGAGGTGGGCCGAGCGGATCGTCGCGGAGCGGGTCGGCGGCACGCAGGCCGGGTGGGGCGCGTGA
- a CDS encoding rhamnulokinase family protein gives MSGAYGRPAAGGGAGDGSGDGESLPFAAVDLGAASGRVMLGRAGGGELHIEEVHRFPNRPVRLAGTLHWDVLALYAGVLDGLRAAGRRSGGRLAGAGVDSWAVDYGLLDASGALVGNPVHYRDARTEGMAAKLDAVLPAAELYRATGLQRLPFNTVYQLLAARGTPALAAARRLLLVPDLVAYWLTGEAGTELTNASTTALVDPRTGVFSRRVAEAAGIDLGLFPPLRRPGDPAGELLPAVLEETGLTGPVPVTAVGSHDTASAVVGVPARDADFAYIATGTWSLAGVELTAPVLTEESRAANFTNELGVDGTVRYLRNIMGLWLLQECLRAWDAEGHPYELDALLAGAAAAPPLRSYVDAGDPAFLAPGRMPERIAAACRRAGLPEPRSAAETVRCVLDSLALAHRRAVADAQRLSGRTVRVVHVVGGGARNGLLCRLTADACGLPVVAGPVEAAALGNVLVQARAAGAIDGTLSDLRSLLHRTQSLREYEPGGGSSAWEEAECALRSS, from the coding sequence GTGAGCGGGGCGTACGGGCGGCCGGCGGCGGGCGGCGGCGCGGGCGACGGCTCGGGCGACGGGGAATCGCTGCCGTTCGCGGCCGTCGACCTCGGCGCCGCCAGCGGGCGCGTGATGCTGGGCCGCGCCGGCGGCGGCGAGCTGCACATCGAGGAGGTGCACCGCTTCCCCAACCGCCCCGTACGGCTGGCCGGCACGCTCCACTGGGACGTCCTCGCGCTCTACGCGGGCGTGCTGGACGGCCTGCGCGCCGCGGGCCGGCGGTCGGGGGGCCGGCTCGCGGGCGCCGGCGTCGACTCCTGGGCGGTCGACTACGGCCTGCTCGACGCCTCCGGCGCGCTCGTCGGCAACCCGGTGCACTACCGCGACGCGCGCACCGAGGGCATGGCGGCGAAGCTCGACGCGGTGCTGCCGGCGGCGGAGCTGTACCGGGCGACGGGCCTGCAGCGCCTGCCGTTCAACACCGTCTACCAGCTCCTCGCCGCCCGCGGCACCCCCGCGCTGGCCGCGGCCCGGCGCCTGCTGCTCGTCCCCGACCTCGTCGCGTACTGGCTGACGGGCGAGGCGGGCACCGAGCTCACCAACGCCTCCACCACGGCGCTGGTCGACCCGCGCACGGGCGTGTTCTCGCGCCGCGTCGCCGAGGCCGCGGGCATCGACCTCGGGCTCTTCCCGCCGCTGCGCCGCCCCGGCGATCCCGCGGGCGAGCTGCTGCCCGCGGTGCTGGAGGAGACGGGCCTGACCGGGCCGGTGCCGGTGACCGCGGTCGGCTCGCACGACACCGCCTCGGCAGTCGTCGGCGTACCGGCGCGGGACGCGGACTTCGCGTACATCGCCACCGGCACCTGGTCGCTCGCCGGCGTCGAACTGACCGCCCCCGTGCTCACCGAGGAGAGCCGCGCCGCCAACTTCACCAACGAGCTGGGCGTGGACGGCACCGTGCGCTACCTGCGCAACATCATGGGCCTGTGGCTGCTCCAGGAGTGCCTGCGAGCCTGGGACGCCGAGGGGCACCCGTACGAGCTGGACGCGCTGCTGGCCGGCGCCGCCGCGGCGCCCCCGCTGCGCTCGTACGTGGACGCCGGCGACCCGGCGTTCCTGGCTCCGGGCCGGATGCCGGAGCGGATCGCGGCGGCGTGCCGGCGGGCGGGACTACCGGAGCCGCGGTCCGCGGCGGAGACCGTGCGCTGCGTGCTGGACTCGCTCGCCCTGGCGCACCGCCGCGCCGTGGCCGACGCGCAGCGGCTCTCGGGACGTACGGTGCGCGTGGTGCACGTCGTCGGCGGCGGTGCGCGCAACGGGCTGCTGTGCCGGCTGACGGCGGACGCCTGCGGGCTGCCGGTGGTGGCGGGACCCGTGGAGGCGGCGGCGCTCGGCAACGTCCTCGTGCAGGCGCGGGCGGCCGGCGCGATCGACGGCACCCTTTCAGACCTCCGATCTCTGCTTCACAGAACGCAGTCGCTGAGGGAGTATGAACCCGGCGGCGGCTCATCGGCCTGGGAGGAAGCGGAATGCGCGTTGCGCTCTTCGTGA